From Salarias fasciatus chromosome 8, fSalaFa1.1, whole genome shotgun sequence:
ATCTGTTTTCCTGTCGATGAAGGTGGTGCCGACAGGTGAGCCAGGGGACTGATCGTTGCTAGATAGAGTGGCGTTGGCGTCAGTGAGAATGATGGCAATGTCGTGTGGTGGAGCTTGGCTGACAGCCTGTTGGAGTTGGTCAAAGAACGCGTCCTTCACATCCTCATCAGCGATATCCGTGGGGGCATAGGTGACAACCACTGTCATCTTGCCTTGGTGGTGGAAGAAGCGAGCAGACAGTAGTCTGTCGCTTAGAGGTGTCCAGCTGATGAGggacctctggagagcttttgGAATGGCAAAAGCCAAACCATAAAGGCTGGTCCGGCTCTCGGGGCCACTCCAGATGTAACAATAGTCGCCTGCTGTTGTTTCGTCATTACCTTGCCATTGGACCTCACAGAGcccttgcctcgtaaaccagccccgcccactcctcactTGACCGCAGTGCCTCCTCATCCGCATTGGGATTTTGGAATTgtgctcagtctgggtaggagcccatagaaggggatttcactcggtcgtgaacggctgagccaatcagcgttgccgctttttgttttcaaattttttttggtgaattccgttggctaaaccggaagtgacgctatcgctgtgTGTAGCagagattacggactttaaccatcgtctgaaagctgcactaaataaagttttagcccAAATatcaagtattacaacaattaagcaagagcaagagtcttgGTGAAtttcttacaggaaaagacgttttcgcgtgtctttgcgtgtagggaagctagagctaatgctaaccctttgagaagcaacaaattttgatgacgtatttgttttgaagcgctgattggctgaagtgcgctgtcagtcaaaggagtaaccaacaccccctgcaagaGATTTCTATGgactcctatccagactaagtcCAAGTCCAAATccaatgtggatgaggagtgggtgggTCTGGCTCACGAGGCTAACAGAGCCCTGCCAGGGAGATGTTGTAGAGGCAGGGTGGCAGTTCCGGGGCGAAGGAGTGTCTGGACATTCCATGTGGCAACACGGGTCCTGCAACGAAGGTCGATCTGTACTCGTTTGTCGGAGGTAGGCTGGGGTCCGTTACCGTGTCGGTCAGACCGGCTTCTTTCTCTGGTCAGTTTCGTAACAGAAGAGGTTTCTCCTGGGCAGGTTGTTTGCCCTCGGCAGGATAGCCGGTTGGTGGGGCTGCCACCTCACAGCATACCGGCATGCTGGGGTTTGTAGTCGGAGTTGCCCTTCTCCTAGACAGACTGCTTACCAAGACTAACGAGCTCTGTCTACCTGGGTTTGGAGTCAGAGTTGTCCCTCTCCTAGGCAATGTGATTACTATTAACATGCTTTCTAATTTCTTTCTCTTAGCTTGGGCAAAGAAATTGTGTCAAGATTAAAGATCATCacaaaaaccacaaagaaaacagttcaaaatcaaaatgaagcCACAAAATATAGTCTGATGAATAAAAGACTTAAAATGTACTTGAACTTCTTTGCGCTTTAACAAAAGAAAGAATGTCTCAGACACCATTTTATTTGTCAGCCGAGCTGTTTCTTTATTCAAACAGTGATGATCACTTTACAGTGGGTGCAACATCATATTCTCAATATACAGCAATTTGCAGCCTCTGGTGTACATTGAGGAGCATGTGGAGAAGCTTTCATCTGACTcgcctctcgttctctctctgaTGGAGAGCAAAGGAATGCTTGTAAACCATACACCAAATAACATGAAACTCTCCGATCTTACTTTTAAATGGTCACAACGGTTTTTCCACACAACACTCCAAACTCGTGTTGATGCCGCCGCACAAACTTCAAACTCGCAACCAAGTGCCTCAAACCTCAAGTGACCATGTTGGTGTAAATTCATCTCACATCCGAGCACTAATATAGTGGTGCAAGGGGCCACATGCAGAAAAAGAAGTGAGTAACACAGTGTTAAGGTCAGTCTGTCTGCATACCTCTTCATGTTGGTTTTATAAGAAGCAGTCCAAACCCAAAACATTCACATTTCCACTGCCGTCTCCCAAAAGGGTTCACCTCTCAGACCGCTCTTCAGCCTCAAGGAGCATGGCCAAATCTGCTGCAACTTCAcaggttttcactgaaaacggGAGTACGGTGCAGTTCCCAGTAAGTAAAAATAGTATAAAAAGTCTATAAATATAGGCATATGATGCTAACTTCCAGgagcggagtgtgtgttttctccctccATCAAGTTAAAAGAAGGTCACAGCATGTCAGATGCTTGCTTCGTTGTTCGGTCTGCGCTCGCTGGGGGTGAACACATCCTCGGGTTGACGTACGAGTCTCGGATTATcatccaccagacggagcttgTGCTTCATGTGTACTCGGACTTGCGGATGTAGTTGGAAGGCACGTATCCCCGCTGGCCGCCCGCCGTCTCGCCCAGCCACCACTCGCCGTTGCCGTTCATGTCCTTGAACTCCAGGATCCGCAGCCGCTGATTGGCCGAGATGCTCAGTTCGTTGGCGCAGCGGGCCGTGAAGGAGTAGAGAGCGTAGTAAATCtgaaagaaagggggaaaatatcaaaaataatgtttctttttgaaaatacaagAACAAAGCTTGAGGAGGATAAATCAAACTCACCTGGTGACCGTCCAGCTCGCTCTCGGGCTCAGGCTCGGGCTCGGGCTCGTTGTACTCCTCCCTGGGATGAGCGGGCCTCTTCTCCCTGCCGCTCTCTCCGTTCCTGTACCGATACGAGCTGTAGCTCTTCTCCGTCTGTCCATACCTCTGCGAGCGACTGTTCCGCTGCGACGAGCAGGAGTCCGACTCAGAGTAGTCGGACGTGTCCTTGCGCCCGCCCGGGCTGCCGTAGCTCATGTCGTACGAGTCCCTGGGATTAGAGTGGCGGTAGGATGAATCCGAGTCTCTGTGGCTCCGCTCTGAGAAGTCCCTGCGGTGGGAGGAGGCATTTCGGGGCGAGGAGTTTATGGAGTTGCTCTGGCTGGCGGAGTCAGGCGCGTCCTGGGGCTGGCTCCTccgggaggaggcggagtcCAGCGACGGGTGCGGCGACGACTGGCCGGGAGGCTGCAGCGTGGAGAAGCTGACGGTGGCCGCCTCCTGGTTGAAGGTCAGCGTGCTGTTGCTGTTCTGGCGGGAGAAGACGGGGGAGGAGCCGCCGTAGCCCGATTCGTTGGACGACTGGCTCTCGATGGACACATCCGACTGACTCCTGCGGGGGTTGTAGGGCTTGAGGAAGGAGCTGTACACAAAACCCTTTGTGACTGAAAAACAGGAGCGACGAAGAGGCAGATTAGAACGCTGAAAGATTTCAATTGGTCAAACAAACCATTGAACCTTCTTGAGAATCCTACCTCCGTTGTCGATGAGCCAGCGGTTGTGGCTGCCCATGGGGTCCTGCTGCTTGATCACGCCTACGAGATCGCCCTCCTGTATGGAGACGTCCAGGTCCTGGGCAGCGTTGAAGTTCCTCTCGGCCTGGAACAGCTTGTCGGGGCCGTAGCGCGTCATGAGTCCGGCACGGTGCTCGTCGGTCTGCGAGATGCAGTTGGGCTGAAAGGCAAAGCCGGGATTCTGTCAAGCTGCCCGTCGCCAGAACGGAGGAGACAGCGAGAGAGTCGGACTCACCGCTGCCTGCGGCTGCTTTTTCGACGTCTGCTTCTCCAGAGTTTTCTTCTCGAAGGTCTTCTTAGTGGCCGTGGCCGGAGGCAGGTTCTCCGGGCAGAAGCTGAAGctctggagaagctggaggactCGGCTGTACTCATCCTGGAACTGCGCGATGAGGTTTCCCTCCATGCCGACGTTCGAAAACTGGCGGCGAAAGCAACCAGATTATTATCGAAGGTGTGACTGACGACCTTCTACAGCCTCACGATCAAAGACACTCACGACTTGCAGCAGCGGCTTGAGCTCCCCCATGGTGGTCTTCATGAAGTCCTTCTGGGCCTGGGCGAAGGCCCTCACGCAGCCGGTGAACAAGTCCTCAGCCGCGCTGTGGAACTTGGGCAGCTCGTCCAGCAGCTGGGCATTGAGCGCCTCGTAGTTGTTGCGCgccgcctgcagctcgtcctggACGCGACGGTCCTTCAGGCGCTCGGCGCGCTCCTTGCAGTTGTCGTAGTCCAGCAGCTTGTCGAAGCGCTTCTGGATGAGCTTGTGCGGCCCGGCgaacatgagcagcagctgggtgAGCGGGTTGATGACCAGGGCCTCGGTGCGCTCCTTCTGCTCGGAACACAGATCGAAACAAGACAAACGGCTTCATAGAGAACTCAATGGAATGTGGAAAGATTCATTtccttttgacattttctttaaaaatcctTTCCAACCTTCATGCAGGACTTACAAAGTGTGTGAACTGCTTGTCGCTGATGCTGCGGTGCGCCCTCTGGAAGCGCTCGGGGTCCAGCACACTGCGCTCCGTGTAGATGTCGCAGAAGCTGATGGCTGCCAGGACTTTCACCGAGGCCGATTCCTGACGAGAGACAGGATGGAGGGGTTCACTCTCACTCAAACGATGGAATTATTCAGTAGTTTAAAgaaatactccaaagatttttgccccacgccctatccctattatagacaaagttagacaagctcataaatacctttttttgtgtctctctgtccagtgactggttcccagctgttagcatcgtagttagcttagctcaatttctggaagtcaataggaaacagagccggattGACGAAAGTGGAcgaaatactccttccagtggtccaggggacggcatattagcacatgaagtaaatccgaatggttttaaaacattttaaaatatgtgttatcttttcaatctgttaaaataacgttttgatacacacagtgctctgcggaaggatatactggagcacagcagtagaagccatagactcagccgctgtgcgccggtatatccttccgcggagcacgatgcttgtgcaggtctgtgtgtatcaaaacgttattttaacagattgaaaagataatacatattttaaaatgttttataaccattcggatttacttcatgtgctagtacgccgtcccctggaccactggaaggagtattttgtccactttcgtcagtccagctctgtttcctattgacttccagaaattgagctaagctaactacaatgctaacagctgggaaccagccactggacagggagacacaaaaaaggcatttatgagcttgtctaactttgtcaatgatagggatagggcgtgggtcaaaaattttcggagtattcctttaacggATGAGGCCTGTAATCATTTCATTCTTTACACTTCTTACcctgatgtgctgcaggtacAAAGAAATGTCCCTGATGAAGGACTTGATGAGTCTCTCCTGAAGCCTGAACTTCTTCTCAGCCTCATCGAAGGCCTCATCTTTAACCTGGGAACAGGCAGGAGAGGTGAGAGGAGCCGGTTCTCAGCGCTCGGACGGCAGCGCTGTTCAGGACGGCGCCGTACCTGAGGCGAAATCCCCGTCAGGTGCTTGAGGTGGCTGCTGACCCTGTTGGACTTCTTGATGATGGAGTGCATGCTCAGCTTGGAGATTTTGTCAATGAAGGTGTCTTCGTCGCCCTTCCTGTATTTCATCACTGTGGACCGCAGAGGGAGAGCCGACCCATCACACTCTGGacacattttaaactgaaaGAAGGACTGTGGAGGCCGTTTTACCGAGGTCCTTCCTGCGTTTGTACTCGTTGATGTTCCCGTTGATCTCCTTGACGGCCTGCACCGCCTCGGCGAGCTGCGGCCGGTCGTGGTGGCTCTCCGGCGTGgctcccagcagctccatcagcagcagcgggTAGCGCATCACCCGCTGCACCGGCTTGATCAGGAAGGAGCCCAGGTTGATGTAATTCGTCTTCCCCCTGGAAAAGGAGGCGGAAACGGCAACGAGTGGTGAGCAGACAAGAGAAAAATCATGAATCATGAGCGATTAAGAGTCTGAAGAAGTCAGCAGGACGATCAACCACTGCTGACTTTTCTTGAGAATTATTTTTCCCCGTTTAAGAAATGGAAACATGTCACACCTCTATCATGTGGATTGGATGATCCAATGATATATaacaatcatcatcatcattatatATAAACAGATATatattctgatgatgatgatgatcaccAGCACATGTGGGTAATGAAAGGGGAAACAATTATTGATGCAATCTAGAGGACACAGGATTCATCACAGCAAGTACAGTTTGAAACGATGTTTGTGTTGCTGCCGTTTAGTCCACTAGGTGGCATTACACACATTCCCCAGAATCAACCTTCCTTTGGAGCAGAAAAATCAGCTGCCGGACAATGAAATGAACTTTTCTCTGCACGACAATGCACatgcaaagacaaacagacaagTTCATCTCAGTCCAGGGAGGAAGACGACTGAAACGGGCCCAAACTCAGCGCAGGCTCAGTTTTAGCTTCAGCACATGGTAAACACatgcagacatgcacacacacacgcacacacaccaaagtCATTTGAAAGCGAGGTTAGTGAGCAATAGACAAGCAGCCAAGATGATTCTCGCATTGGAAACGGAGACCAGTCTGGTTGGTGGGAACTTACCACTCGCGATAAATGGCTCTGTTGGAGGGAAGGatggaaagagacagaaaaatgacaaaaacaaggaTTTTTACTGCAAGTTCCAAACTCGACGTCAACaagtcacacacactgtaaacccTGAAGGAAGGAAGTGCACAGGCTGAAAGTTAAAGGGGGGTGTTGACTGCAGCCCTGGTTGTTATGGCTCAGTCTGGTGAATCCTCTCTTAAATCTGCTCAGAGGCCCGGCGTGGTcgtaaaaaaaaactcagacaacagaccccctccagctcgcATGACCTTTACAACACACATGAGAAAAGTCGACTGCTGCGTCCTCATGAGGATATTTATTAACTTGAATCTCCCAAAACAAAGAGGCGTGAAAGCAAGGCGCCGCCGCcagactccgagctgcaccttGTCCCTTTTCTCTACGCCAACGCTTCCGGCCTGGCCAAACATGGTAATCTCCAAACGCAGAGCGCTTCTCTGACTTCGCAGAAACGCAGCGGGTTCGGCTCAAGCGTTTGAGTCATCGATAGTGAAACTGGACGGGAGGAACCGGGCAGGGCGCATTCCTCAGCTGCTCGCCGTGAATAAAGTCCGGCGAGGCCGAGCAGCAGTGACGATAACGCCGGGAGGGAAACctcaacaaacacactcattcaaTATTTGCTTTGTTCAAATCTTCAGTACCTGTGTTTCTaagaaaaacatgtctggaaccTCCAACAAAATCAATATATCATTTTTATGAGCTTCAATAATGAAAAGTCTCCTCTGGTGTCACGTTTTGATTTGAAATCCAACTACAAACGCTTGTTCCAACATTTTCATGCTCAAACCGTCACACTCAAACGTGCACATTTCTTGTTACTCACATGCGAAAGAATTTCAAAAACAACTCAGAACTGAAATCttacaaaaaacacatgagaaACAGATTTGAGCTGTTTTCCTCCCGGAGTCTGGGTGACTCACCTGAGCCTCTCCAGACACTCCAACACGTGGCGCTGGACGTTCTCGTCTTTCTCGTAGTTTTCCAGCAGGGAGATGGCGTCGTCGTGGTTCTGGCAGTAGATCTTGTAAACATCCTCCAGCTCAACTTTGAAGTCCAGAAAGACTTTTCCTGAGGCGGACGGGGAACAATAACGTAAAAACgtgctttttttaataaaaagggAATCCCAGAAAAGATATTAAAGatgaaatgcaagaaaaaaacccatcaaaacaatgaaatatatttcaaaataatcATATTTAATTCCAGTAAATTCCAGGTCTGACTGAGCCAATAAAAGCAAATGACGCGACGGTTTACTGGAGCAAAGTACAAAGCCAGGAATGCAGAAGCCGAAGAGCGTCATTCAAAAAAGCGGCTGCTCACCGATGGAGTCGGTTTCCTGCAGCGTCTCAAACAGCCGCTGCGACAGGTCGATGACGGAGCCGAGGTTCCCGAACAGCCCGTCGAAGTCCACGTTCTTCACCTTCGCACAGGGGAACGAGCATGAGAGAATTCAGTTTAACAGCAGAATAGTGAGTAGTGAGAAAAGAAGCAGTGAAAACGTGACAGCAGCAAAATTTAAATGACGAATAAACAGACAACACACCGATGTTCACTATTTACTAATGAGTTGTCTGTGAAAATGTAGGAAAGCTGGAAATGGCCCAATGTTGACGAGCTGATTCCAACAATAAATGGATTAGActgagctctcctcctcctcctcctcctcctcttcgtcacaCCTGCTTCCTTCAAACAGGAAGGCTGATCTCTCTCAACGCCTCCGTCTTTCTTTTACCTGCTtcttctgcagcggctccacgaTCTCCTCCACGCACATCTGCAGGTCCTTGATGTAatccctctctgtctgcagcagctcctcgatGACCTTCGACCTCTTCTCCAGCATCCTCAGCTCGGGGTCCTCGGTGCCGGCGCCGGCGGAGGGGGTCATGTCCGAGGCCGGGGTGGAGTCCAGGGATTTGGGCTGAGACGATAAGAGCGTCATCTCTGGAAACACGAGGAGAGAAGAAATGACTTTTTACAACGCTGGGAAGAAGGGAGAAAGTGTCCCACCCACCCAGCAACCAGCTTTTGATCAGTGTCTCTGCCATCACTCACGCCGGCCTGATAtctggggggagggggcggaggggggccGAAGGGAGAGCCTGGTTCACGCGCCGCTGCTTTTTGTGAATGGACATAAAACTGGAGTGGACTCGGCCTCTTTGTGCGCGGCACAATGGCCTGAGACAGCAGCGGCGCACACACAGGCTCTCGGGGGACCGACCGGCCGGGCGGGAGGACGTTTAAGGAGAGGCGGTTAgagacgggacgggacgggggaGGAGAGATAACGGCGCCGGGCTGCGCCTCTTCAGATAACCGTTAAATGAGACCcagaagacggatggacggacggcTGGACGGACGGGGAAGGTCGTCCCTCCCTGCCTGAACAGATGCTGTCAGAGACTAATGGAGTTAACTCTGATTACCCTCACCTGACCTCATGCAGGGGTTTACACACTTCTACAGCATGCATgcatccagacacacacacacacagagacactgcAGCAATATGTGTGTcaataaaaaagtaatttgcattaaaaaaaataaaaataaaaactcaagtCAACTCAATCTAACATATTCACCTGTCACACCAATTGGAATTGTAAATCTGCTAAACAATAATCAGCCTCTAATTTCAGAATATGTTCCTGAATGTATTGAAGTTTTAATTTCAGATTGTGTATCTGACCTGGAGCCTTCAGCCCCCCCCCGGCCTGaactcatccctccctctctcttcacGTGACTTGGCTCAGGCTCAACCCAAAGGAGCTTTTCTCACCGCTCGCACCGCCTCCGCCTCCAGCGTCCACCGCTGCCGGCCCCGCTCCTCGCCCCGCCGCTGAGAAAGTAGTCCACTAATGGGTTTTAAAAGTCACACGGCAACAACGCAGCACCGGGCCGCCCGAGACAAAAGACTGCGGGGTTTAATTGGAATCAATCGGCTCATTCCCACGTTTGATCCTCTGCACACACATCACACGCTCCACTTCACCGGTCTCAATGCGCGGCCATTTCCTCCGCCGCCAACCTGCGGAGCCGCATGACCCGATTCTGACCCAGTTCCACCAAATTCCTCGTTCCATTGTTCTGTTCGGGACGCTTGTTTTGAACATATTTAACCTGGAGATACACTGTGAAATGTGACTGATCGTAAATAAATCCAAACACTTAGgagtgtttttatattttccctTCCAACTGACAGaagctgaaacatttttaatttcatttcatcatcttcatctttcCATACAGTCATTATTATTCATGTCATTTCAGTTTCAGCCTGGTTTCTGCGTTACAACACTTGTTAATTGCGCACCAGTGATCCCTCCAAAGCCATTATACAGTAAACAATAGAGGACTGACTGCTTGTTAGGAAGTTCACACTCATTTAAATCTGTCTTCAGCTTTCAGAACACAATGAATATACTGTTCCTACACTTGCAGCACAaaaccatgtttgttttttttctacgaAAGAAGCTCGGTCATTTCTGCcaagatgacctttgaccctctgCAGGGGACGGCCAGTGAGTTTGACTGAAGCCCTGACCtggaaacacacataaaaaagagCCGCGGTGTGTACAGATCAGGTGTGTAAAACATAGGGCCAGTGGACCAAAACCGGATCGCGAGACGCTCAGATAAAACATCGACTTTCAGCCAGTCGGTCTGGGAAACATGCATGCAAAAAGGATGCAAAATGCAACCGTTACTGGAGACGTTTTCTGGAATTTTGCATCAGAAAATATCAATTAAACTGGCTTTGTGTTGAGATTGTAGCCATTTTCAGTGCTAACTGCAAAACTTTTTGCAAACACTTCAAAACTTCTACTTTGCAGCACAATAACttgcaaatgaataaaaaatatgaaCAGGAAAGACAAAAATTCCTTCCTTAAATAGAGGAAATAAATTATTCCATCTCTGAACACTGACTGCATTCCAGTATtccaaatgaataaatatttccTTCTTCCCTATTAAAGACTAATATGAGGCCACTTGTGTCAAGTTTATGATCCACAGGCTTCACCAGGTGGACTCAATAGCCAAGAGCAGAGGTGGGGCCGGTTCCAGGAAGCTGGTCCACTGA
This genomic window contains:
- the dnmbp gene encoding dynamin-binding protein isoform X2 — its product is MFAPVDWNHAAGAAIRRGKSVEELGDGGWAKEQERLAHLQHMQQLHQLQLQHQQQQVAYPGYGVVPPGQPQVPVLVPSPGDPLPAPGFPMPVHGGMMVQVGGPAPPPAHVPAPWPPQWDHQAQIRQGSAGHPPTGQDLYFHPRSEDGHLDLRIAEWKGRHCFYQGPEDYNRAPQEKDSGDFRTQEGYGKSDKDRRRRDDCGREDDHYDQRRRRDSEDYDYNDKYRYRDHYDDKEKHYYDGRKHYKHNYREHDSYSSEYEDYYERKDTYTGRDKYRDSDRYDDRDRDYLDSKERYRSREKDYYQHRDEDRYYHERKEKDRYHDRYSEDEYEHRDKHYRDREAYKRRDEDAYTSKRRGQYDSEVDEHWAYKERDRYRYRDVEEERRDEQHSHKRREHAARDRYDRRDVDHYDQESDRYASREEEHRRTDPRDRYRDLRSLSVDSRYEEYPRKDRKTHCEEWVEQQNQKLARGEIHSFEDPAVYRNGDDQEKGYESSAGSAGSKRGRRPVYVGSLDRNSFYRKTAPSSLLKSQFATTRKKPQEMTLLSSQPKSLDSTPASDMTPSAGAGTEDPELRMLEKRSKVIEELLQTERDYIKDLQMCVEEIVEPLQKKQVKNVDFDGLFGNLGSVIDLSQRLFETLQETDSIGKVFLDFKVELEDVYKIYCQNHDDAISLLENYEKDENVQRHVLECLERLRAIYREWGKTNYINLGSFLIKPVQRVMRYPLLLMELLGATPESHHDRPQLAEAVQAVKEINGNINEYKRRKDLVMKYRKGDEDTFIDKISKLSMHSIIKKSNRVSSHLKHLTGISPQVKDEAFDEAEKKFRLQERLIKSFIRDISLYLQHIRESASVKVLAAISFCDIYTERSVLDPERFQRAHRSISDKQFTHFKERTEALVINPLTQLLLMFAGPHKLIQKRFDKLLDYDNCKERAERLKDRRVQDELQAARNNYEALNAQLLDELPKFHSAAEDLFTGCVRAFAQAQKDFMKTTMGELKPLLQVFSNVGMEGNLIAQFQDEYSRVLQLLQSFSFCPENLPPATATKKTFEKKTLEKQTSKKQPQAAPNCISQTDEHRAGLMTRYGPDKLFQAERNFNAAQDLDVSIQEGDLVGVIKQQDPMGSHNRWLIDNGVTKGFVYSSFLKPYNPRRSQSDVSIESQSSNESGYGGSSPVFSRQNSNSTLTFNQEAATVSFSTLQPPGQSSPHPSLDSASSRRSQPQDAPDSASQSNSINSSPRNASSHRRDFSERSHRDSDSSYRHSNPRDSYDMSYGSPGGRKDTSDYSESDSCSSQRNSRSQRYGQTEKSYSSYRYRNGESGREKRPAHPREEYNEPEPEPEPESELDGHQIYYALYSFTARCANELSISANQRLRILEFKDMNGNGEWWLGETAGGQRGYVPSNYIRKSEYT
- the dnmbp gene encoding dynamin-binding protein isoform X1 — its product is MEAGSVVRAVFEFLPSVSEELPLFAGDVIEVLGVVDEFWLLGNKDGVTGQFPSTFVEEVTIPSTKPGDTLYVCINDFSSAEPGNLSLKRGDVVVGEAGGALDAWQRGCNAWGVRGLFPTSCVKELNLSGRSRQLSERSAQAQASELPPYALGQARALMSLHAQLNEELDFREGDLIIITGLPEPGWFQGELEGRRGIFPEGFVELLGPLRSPRDPEDCPYLNSGVQEFLYEDTYDAGEGTEEEGMEEGEAFLREEEEEEQKDAAEEKQEDEEEEEEEEEEGGLYGVALYEFRAMEPGELDFDVGDRIRIVSTLEDGWLEGELRRRRGIFPHRFVKIEGDVPKTATEPEAVEPEEDKENSCTDHGAGHLNGAENSPEWATYEDHTVWDLDYFERTEEQRCKRESKTSEFQANSRGQREGGSRPDPQPHGPAAPARRRPQRPRSTPPARPRLPPRPNLPAHSSRQHAGSSYTNGGAPPSQPKLTHSLTLPSSHSGWPKHTKHPRSSPPDGSSANTRGASLGQALFSLVEGHKQRKLTRHASVGDADMLARRAERRSHFQKAARGSNGTLPASIALQALAASAGDLEAKLSQQLFEFERSLTAPYGGGGGGLNRGAAELSEPSGVSRHFSILDYSDEGDIIRGSSLAPASSGLSRSLSLDRRRTLRPPPPRPRVLRPPAPAPYRPARPAPRPPPPRCPRQNAAPPTGGSLTGSPVFYSPDEPAANLLDQIAEAQGEFPDLAAAQEQEIQRQLEAEQELEREMELESQRQREEEERYQLLLRLQEVEQDMEAYAHTAEELRAMLEEEEEETARIQALENLEFCNYTLETLALEQQQLQEMTLLSSQPKSLDSTPASDMTPSAGAGTEDPELRMLEKRSKVIEELLQTERDYIKDLQMCVEEIVEPLQKKQVKNVDFDGLFGNLGSVIDLSQRLFETLQETDSIGKVFLDFKVELEDVYKIYCQNHDDAISLLENYEKDENVQRHVLECLERLRAIYREWGKTNYINLGSFLIKPVQRVMRYPLLLMELLGATPESHHDRPQLAEAVQAVKEINGNINEYKRRKDLVMKYRKGDEDTFIDKISKLSMHSIIKKSNRVSSHLKHLTGISPQVKDEAFDEAEKKFRLQERLIKSFIRDISLYLQHIRESASVKVLAAISFCDIYTERSVLDPERFQRAHRSISDKQFTHFKERTEALVINPLTQLLLMFAGPHKLIQKRFDKLLDYDNCKERAERLKDRRVQDELQAARNNYEALNAQLLDELPKFHSAAEDLFTGCVRAFAQAQKDFMKTTMGELKPLLQVFSNVGMEGNLIAQFQDEYSRVLQLLQSFSFCPENLPPATATKKTFEKKTLEKQTSKKQPQAAPNCISQTDEHRAGLMTRYGPDKLFQAERNFNAAQDLDVSIQEGDLVGVIKQQDPMGSHNRWLIDNGVTKGFVYSSFLKPYNPRRSQSDVSIESQSSNESGYGGSSPVFSRQNSNSTLTFNQEAATVSFSTLQPPGQSSPHPSLDSASSRRSQPQDAPDSASQSNSINSSPRNASSHRRDFSERSHRDSDSSYRHSNPRDSYDMSYGSPGGRKDTSDYSESDSCSSQRNSRSQRYGQTEKSYSSYRYRNGESGREKRPAHPREEYNEPEPEPEPESELDGHQIYYALYSFTARCANELSISANQRLRILEFKDMNGNGEWWLGETAGGQRGYVPSNYIRKSEYT